DNA from Canis lupus familiaris isolate Mischka breed German Shepherd chromosome 9, alternate assembly UU_Cfam_GSD_1.0, whole genome shotgun sequence:
CGACTccctcattctacagatgaagagaGCAAGGGGCCCAGAGAGGTAAGGCGCCTGGCCCATGGGCAGCCAGCAGGCAGCTCGAGAGTGAGAGTGGGGCCGGGTGGGAACATGGGTCTCTGGCACACAGCACTGAGGCCTGGGGCCTTCGGATGCCCCTCTCTTGCCATCTCGCCAGCCTTCCTGTCTAGTCTCATCCTAGTCTGGCCCCTTCTTTCTGTGCAAACCAGAGAAATCTCTAAATGATGAATCCATTGCTACTCTGCCTGCCTGAAACATTTCCTTGTTCCCCCGCTGCCCTCAGGTGGAAGCTACTGCCCACCCAGgggcctcctctcctgctcttctGCACCTGACACACTGTTGTCTCATACTCCCAAACATGTAGCCCCTAAATGTGCACTGTTCTCCCCCATCTTATCCTTGGCACACGCTGTTCGCTCAGCCTTTTACTTTCCCCAACCCTGCTGTACTTGTCTCCCCTCCTTGAGGCTTCCCATTAGATCCCGCTCTTTCCAGGGAACCTCCCTGGCCTGCTGACCCTGCCTCCAGGTTAGGTATCCTGACCATGCTCCCTCATGGCAACTCTAATCCACTATCAGTTTCTCCTGCTCCCTGAGAGAAGATTCTATGATGCTGCCTCACCCAAAGTCAGGTCCACAGCAGCcagttaataaatgtttgttgaccaAATAGTCAGTGTCCATCCTTCTCCCAAGCTCCTAAGAACGGCCTTCCCTTCTTACGATGCATTTTCCAAAAGGCTGTTTTTATTAGAGCAATTTtcaggttcacaacaaaattgagaggacgaggggcacctgagtggctcagtgattgagcatctgcctttgtatttatttatttatttatttatttatttatttatttatttatttagagcatctgcctttggctcaggtcatgatcccagggtcctgggatcaagccctgcctcaggctccctgcatggagcctgcttctccctctgcctgtgtctctgtctctgtgtctctcatgaataaataaaaccctaataAAAAATTGAGAGGGCGGTACACAGATTTTTCTGCATTGCCCCCTATGCCCATGCCTGCATGGCCTCCCCGTTATCAGCCCTCTCCACTGGAGTGCTGCATTTGCTGCAACTACACCGACACCTCATAGCCATCCAGAGTTTCCAGGCAGGCTCATTCTGGGGCAGTACATTTGATGGGTCTCCACGTCAAATACTCCACGTCAAATACTCAATCTCACGATTGAGAGTATCTCCACTGCTCTCAAACTCCCCAGTACTCTATCTGTTCATTCCAATAAAAGTTTCAATTTTATTACCAAGCATGGCTTTTGCCCCCAGGATTCTGGGAGCCACAATTTCTGATTCCTCagtcatgactttttttttttcatgcctctgtgtctttgcatgtgctgttccctctacctggatGCCCTTCCCCGACATGCATGCTAACAAAATCCCAAAATGCTCATTCTTTAAGACCCATCACTTCTGGTACCTTTTTCCTGACTGGCACCCTGCATCCCAGCCAGGTAATGAGggtgtccccccacctcccagctcaATCGCCCTACGGCCCTTCATCTCCCAGGCAACCCCCagtaggggagagggggaggaactCGCCCCTTAGAGGAAAGGGGAGAGCATCTTTGTAGTCCCATGAAGGATACTTGCAGCCTATTACACAGAAAGGCACACACGTGATATCTTTATAGGACAGGGGAGCGTGTGTGGATGCTGACCCACAACAAGACAGTGGGGGCTTTGTGCCAGGGGCCCAGCTACTCTTGGCTCCAAACCTACCTTGCTGTTCTCACATTGCAGTCAGGACTGGGACCCCAGTTAGATGCTGCAAGGCACACACGCGGAGACAGAAGGGACCCACTCCTTTCTGTGTGGCTTGTTGCTCGTGTGAGTGTTATGCCAGCAAGGCTGACTCACTTCCAATTCCTGTTCCCCCCACACACCCGGCTTCTACAGGCCCCCTCTCCAGAGAACCCGCTGGGCACTGGGCCCCGCTCAGAGGTCTGGGCTGCCCCttcggggcggtggggggggtcCCTCTCTCGACCCTGTAGGCTTTCGTATCCCAGTCTCTGGTTTCCCCTCCAGGAGAGGGTGGCTAGCTGCTCCCGGCTGTTACTCCCTCTGTGTCCTCGATGTCCTCCCCTTGCTTCTTCCGTTCTCCAGTATCCCCTGATACTACATTCTCTCTGTTTTCCTGACTGGACTCTGcctgacacagagacagacagaactCCTGCTCACGTGGATCTTCCCGTCTGGGCGGAGAGACAGACAGCGATTCTTGACACAAAGGAGGACTTAATTGTAGCTGGGAAGGAAAGTACCAAGTGTATGAGCATGTTAATGGCCCTGGGAAGCCCTGCAGTAGCTGGAATGGGTTAGCATTATTTATAACTGTGCAGCGCTTCAGTTTCCTTGATCCAGAAACTTCATAGGGAGCCTATTGACACCCAGAAGAATTAGTGCTCTACACAGTCCAGTCTGTTAACGGAAAAGCGGAAGGCTTTCAAGACAACTGCCGGGGACTTGGCGTGTGAGCATCTGCCGTGTTCCTCCAGGAGCACCAGTGGGGCAGGGCTATCTGCGCTCCCAGCCGCAGCATTGAGCCACAAGAGCAGCTGACAACTCCATTTACTCTCATGCCAGTGCCACGAGGCAAccttctttttgtgtgtgtgctacattttatttattactattattattatttttattggagttcaatttgccaacatatagcataacacccagtgctcatcccacgaGGCAACCTTCTGATCACCACCAACTCACCAAGGAAATGTCCCTATAGGGAGAGGAGGCTCTCGTCGGCCAGTCTGGGCCTCCTGGCCTttctggcagttttttttttttcctctcattttagaGCAGAGTTTCTTGACCAGGGTCTTTAGAAGAACCCCCTTAAGACTATGTAaaatgtgcatgcacatgcgcgtgcgtgcgtgtgtgtgtgtgtgtgcacgtgcacctGTGGGCAGTTTTCTAGGAAGAGGGTCTGCAGTTCCCTTATTCTTTGTGGGACTGTGACTCTAGGAAAGAGAAAGTTTAGGAATCACCGTGCTACAGGAAAATGTTCTCACTCTTATTTGTACATTGGCCTCCAGTGCATTTGGTTACTATAAGTTTCAGTCTGGTCAGTTTACATTCACTTACCGACAGAAGTTCTGGATCCTCCCAGGTACGCCCCTGGCTGTACCACATGCTATCACTCTCTTTCTTGACCTTTACCTGTGCTGTTTCCTCTCTGGAAAACCTCTACCCGTGCCCTGTGGTCAACTCCCAGTTTTTCTTTGGGTCTTACTTTAGCTGCCATTTCCTTCTTGAAAGCCTCTGCATTTCCAATTCTGGATGACGTACCCATTCTTTGTGCTCCCACAGCATCATTCTCACCTCCCTGGGACTCCCCATCTTTACTTCTTCCCCTACCTTCATGTAGGGCCATGTTTGTCCCCTTTCATTGCGCTTTTCCCACAATGAAATCAACCCTTTCTAGTACTTGGCTGCTACCTGTAAAAACATCAACTCCATGTGGAAGGTGGTTTGTGTCTAGCTCTGCCCAGCTTTGCTGCCCACATTGAGCAGTGTCCAGCATATAGCCAGTGTTCATTAAATACTGGCCAAAGGATAGCATGCAGAAATCTGTACTTTCATCTGTTTAGTGCCGCACTCGCAGCCAACCACTAATGTCCTTTGTTTCGCTCCACGACTGTGTATAGACTCGTCAGCCATGAGAACCCCTGACTGTGAAACCTTCAGATCGGAATTTCTGTCTTTGGTCGGCAGAAGTTTCTTTCCCACCAAATGCatacgtgtgtgcacacatatgcacacacctaAGTGTGGACGGGAGAAGAGTAAATGTGTGTCACGGGGTGTCAGAATGGACATACCTGTGTTTCTCAGAAAGCGATTCCTATAGTCCTTGACAACCCTCGTGGTCGGGTTATAGAAGCCATCTCCACAGTCGTAACAGCCCTGAGGGATCTTTCGAGGTGGGTCCATGTTGGTGAGTTGAGAGATCCCTTGAAAGGATACAGTGGATAATTAACTCATTACCAAGGCCAAATCTAATCCCAGGCTCCCGAAAGTCCTCTTTTGTCTGGTCACCCATGGGAACATCTGGTTTCCACCGTTGGACTATGGAGCAAAACCAACAGGAGCGGTGCCTCGGAGCAGCTTCCTGAATGGGGCTCTGTGAGCAGGGTCTTGGGGACTAGACCCCCACCTTCTTCCCTCATACCCATCCTCCATTTCTCGTGACACCATGACAAGGACATAGATTGTGGAGGCAGAGAGACCCCAAGGAGGCGTCACAGTCTGCCATGTGGACAGATGTGTctggaggagggaaggcaggcaagGGGCGGGCAAAGGCCAGAGGCATGAGCCCTCAGGCCTCACTCAGGAAGCCTGGCCGGGGCGGGACCAGGTGTGTATCAGGAGAAGAGCAGGAAGAAATGGGTCAGGTGGGCAGGGATCAACTTTGACTCAGCAAAATTACCGCCATGGCTGCCATTGAGTGAGTGCTTATCCTGTGCCCAGAAATTCATTACATGCTTGACTTAATTCTCACAGCAGTACTGTggccccatttacagatgagaaaactgaggctcagagaggtcaagtaacttgccccaggTTCTCCAGCTAGGAAGCAGCGAGGCACCCAGCCACAAGAGCTCTATGTCAGGCTGCTGACCCTGGAACCATCTGCCCCATAGGCCACACTGTAGGTCATGCTGCCCTGTGTATTGTATATCTTGGAACGCTGAGACCTGAGTAATGGGTACAAGGTTGGCACAAATAACTTCTCGGGTTCTCTCCAACTTGTGTTTCCTGTAAATCCCTGTCCTCTGGACGGAGGGCTAGATGCCCACAGAGCATAGCATCCTGCTCATGGTGCAGGGTTCAGCCCTGCACACAGGGCTCAGATGCTGGTTAACAATAACCCTGTGTACACTAGTGCCCAACAGTTCCTGAGCTCTTCCTCTATGCCAAGCACTTTCCAGCCATCCTCTCCCCGGAGCCTCATGCTCGTGCCATCTGACAGATACtcagagaggagggggaaagggcagCCTTAAGCTTCTCCCTGCCCCCGAGGCGGAGAAGTGGCTGTTGCAGGGCTCTGCCAGGTGCCCTGTGACTCGGGAAGGCCATGGATTACTTAAAGTTGCCGTTTCGGGAGTCACTGGAGGAGAAGGGCGGGTGTGGGGAAGGTCACGGCACTGTTCATGAGCCCTTGACAAAACCAGCTACCATGTGACAGCTGAGGGCCTGAGGCCAGGGGCTCTGTCTTCACCTACAGGCTTCAGTGGGCCCACGACAAATTCCAGGCCCGGTCATAACTAACCCCGGAGGAGCCATGTACAAGATTCTCGAGTGGCATCTAGACTGGCAGCTCCGTGAAGGCAGGGGCCCCTGCCTGacgcacagtaggtgctcaggaaattaAGTGTCATTGCCTCAGCTCCCACACCCCATCTCCCCCTGCTGTGATGTCTGTACTATCCTCCCTGGGTAACTCTTTACTGAGcgcctgctatgtgccaagcaatgtgccaggtgctgaggaCACACCAGTGAGTGAGACAGAGCCCCGACCCCATAGCATGGAACATGGGGGTGCTCAGGAAACAATTTAATGAACGCATGAGTGAATATATGTAAGAGGTAGAATCCACAGGACCAGGTGGTTGCTTGTacacagggaaggaagaaagcaggACGTGGCCCATCCAGGCGGATGGGTGACAGTCTCTGAATCCCTCATGGGAGAAGGGGCTGGTAGGGAAGGGGATGAGTTCCATGCAGGCAAGGGAAGGGATGCCAAATACAGGTGTTAGGGAAGCTGGCTGCAGGGATCTGGGGCTTGGGAATTTTGAGCTCCGTTTGGAAGCTGATGATATAAATGAAGGCTTAGAGGTGAACTGGCTTGTTTAGGGAGAGGACACAGAATGCTACCAAAGAAGGCTTAAGGCCAGAGAGCTCAGGAAAACCCCCAAATCAATAACAGTGCCAGGGGGAGGAGCTGACAAAGGAGGCAAAGTGGGGAAAGGCTCACCTGGTCAACTATCTGATTCAAGGTGACACAGCCACAGTTTGAGCTCAGGTCTGCCTGACTCCAACCTGGGTGCTTTCTAGAGGTTTCTGCCCTCAGGGAGGCTGGCGTGCCCAGGCTCATCCAGCTATTGAAAGGGAACTTAGAACTCAAACCCAGACCTTCCAGCTCCAGCCTCTGTCAGCTATACAACATCATGTCATGACTTAGGGTTTATTCTTACAGCATGCAAAGTCATTTTCCTGTTTGTCATTTTGGATGTATTGTCTCAGCTGCGCCAACAGCTCTGCTCTTGAGGTGCAGCTGACCATGCACGAGCCCCGGAGACACAGATGAACCCCTTCGGTGGCTGCTCTCCGAATCCAGAGTCTTGGCCCACGTCACCATCCGTGATGGAACATGATTTCTGATGCTACAGGGGACACACTGAGGAAGACCTGGGCTACCCCCCAACCCCGGGAGCTCCCCTCCCAGGAAGCAGGTCTGGACTCCCAGGCCTCGGCTTCCTCCTATACAACATGAGACCAGAAAGGCAGGCATGGCACAGGATCAACACAGAACCTCAGCCAGAGCCTGGAACCCAGGGCACACGCTCCTTCGGTGCTGCTTGATTTCCGTGCTACAGCTGGTATTAGGAGTAACAAACAGCTGGGATGGGCTGTGCACCCACCGCTGGAAACACTTTCCAGCATTATCTTACTTATAACAGACTTGTGAAGTGGACGACACTATTGTCCCATTTGGCAGGAGAGAAATTGAGACACCTAGCGGTGAATGCCCTGGCTGTGGTCCCCGGGTGGTATGGAGGGGCTCTGAGGGTCACTGCAATAGGCCAAGGCCCCTTTGTTTCCCTCTCGGTCTGGTTGTGAAGGAAAGGGAGGGTGCCCGGGTACCTGCAGGCTTCAAGCCGTAGCAGATCTCGGTGTAAAACCTCCTATCATAGCTGTCACAGTAATGCCAGTGCTCCGCATCGTACTGTAGCCCATCTGAGAATGTGTATGTGCCCTGGAAGACAAGGAACGTACATGCAGGTTTGAGAAGGACGGATGTCATGGCAGGAGGTggctttttcctcttctcatggCCACAGAAGAGAAGTGCTAGCTATCCTGGTTATCAGGGTGCTGATGATTAGGAGAAGTGGCTATAGTGCTGAGCTCTGTGGCTGGCACTCAAAATATGGCAACTGTCTGTGTGATGCTGGGCAGATGACCTAGCCCTTGGTTTCCTCCTTTTGTAAAACTGCATAGTCATGGTATATATTTAACAAGGTTGATTCAGTGAGGCAGTACAGGCAAAGTGttcagcacagtgcctagcacatagtaaacattcaGTCATGGTTAAAAAGGTCATAGCCACTGTCACAGCCCTTTGCCCAAATATGTACATTCTGCTTCTGCTGCCCCGGAGCTGAAGGAATCCCCGGGATGTAGAGATCGCATTGGTGTGGGCATCAGGAAGTGTAGGTGGAAATTCTGATACTGTTAATTcaccgtgtgaccttgggtaagtcacatCCCCTTCCGGGGGCCTGGATTCTCCAAGCTGTCAAACAAGGAATATTCCTTAACCTTTTAAAGGTGGGTACTAGTGAAACCGATGAAAGACGCAGATCTTTCCCCAGAGAGAACCGTAGTCCCAAATACACAGAAACTCTTGCATATAAAGTGAGAGGTTCTActgcgctcccccccccccattgtatGCATGGCCCACAAATCCCAGGTGGGATTAGATGGGTTAGATGATTTGTCATGATAGTAGCAGTAGTACTGAGACCTAGCACTGAGTGCCTGCTGTATGCCAAGTACTGAGCAAAGCGCTTAAGGATATCACCCCATTTACACTCACAACCACCCTAGGAGGTGGCTGGCGCTATTGTGGTGGGCTGATTAATGGTGCCCCAAAGATATCCACATCTACCTACTGGGTCCTATAAAAATGTTagccttatatggcaaaaggtactttgcagatgtgattaagtgaaGGATCTTGAAACAGGAAGATCTTCTTGGATTATATGGGTCAGgccaatataatcacaagggtcccTATAAGAGGGAAGCAAGGGGGTCAGAGTGATAGAAGACAAGAGGATGACGAAAGCAGAGGAAGGCAATGTGATGATGGAAGCAGAGTGATGCATGGCCaccagccaaggaatgcaggaagCTTCTGGAAGATGGAAACGGTAAGGAAATGGATCTCCCCTACACCTTCTAGAAGGAATGCAGCACTGCTGCATTCCTTATTTTAGACTTCTGGCTTCCGGAACTACAAggtaataaatttctattgttgtAAGGCATAGCATTTGTAGTAATTTGGTATAGCAGCAATAAGAAGTACAACTATTGTCCCCAGTTCATAGGGAAAGCCATGGGCCCAAGGTCACAGTCAGTTAGTGGCACAATAGGATTCAGACTCATCATGGCCTCTCCAGGGGCCTTCTGGGTCCAGAGGAGTGGATTCCAGAGGTCTGGGAGATGAGttggaggggagcagagggaatggAAAGAGCTGGGCCCCAGATGGAGAGGTCAGGGTCCCCCACAGTAGGGGCTCTTCCTGTCCAAGGTTTTATCGTCTGCAACCACCCCTCCTCAGGCTGATCACCTTCACAACCAGTCCCTTTTCCCAAATGGCATCATAGCGGCTCCCGCTGGGGAAGTACAGGGTTCCTTGGCCATGAAACATGCCATCCTTCATCTCCCCGACATATTTCGTTTTGGTAGGAAGGATATATTCAGCTTCACCCTCCATCCTGCAAGGACAAAGGGAAATCATTGGGTCTTGCATGGTGGCTGGAGGATCAGCGCTGGCAGGTGCGGGAGAGCAAGTGGGAACCTCATCCTCAGAGTCCTCAGATGTTAGTGTCCCAGTAATATTctgttcaaaacaaaatttttgttttgttttcctcaaaaactcaaaaatgaGAGGGTCTTTGTTGTtgaaggtggggggtgggccaCAGAgttgtgtctgtctgtcttctccCTCACCTAGAGGTTGTCCTGGGGTTCACACATCCCATAGCACACCCCTTGGtaggcccagagaaggaagggatgTGAGCACTGTGGAGCAGAGACCAGGGCCAGGTTTCCTGGCAGTTGGTTCTGTGTCTGGCCTGTCCTCCATGACCAGCCCACCCCTTTATACCACTTACAGAGAATTTGGACAAGGATGAAATTCAGACAGGGGACATGGGTTTAAATCTTACTTGACTGTTTCCTAGATGTATCATCTTGGAGGCCTTCCTAAacctttttgttttccctctttcctcctctccccaccccaacaaaTCTTTACCGAGCATCTACTACATATTAACACCTACCGTAAGTGCTGAGTCTGGTTTGCTGGATGCAACCGGGGTGACAACGGTGATCAAGGCCTATGCAGTCCCTGCCCTTGAGGGAGCTCACAGGCTAGTGAGGGACACAACTAAGCAATTACAGAATATGTGTTCATTGCCATGCAGGAGGAAGCAGACCCAAGAGGAGCACAGGCCAGGGACGCCCAGCTTGACCAGCCAACTGCTTACTTCGTGTGTGAAATGGCTGAGATGAAAGCCCAAGATCAAACCAGATCGTGTATAACGATTGTCCTAGTAAAGGGCCTGACACGTAGCGAGTGTCAAAGGGAATACTatccttcatttctttatccTCGCATTCTTTCTCTAGGCTCCCCTGCTAGCTAGATGTCTTCTAACTTGAACTTCTTTTGGCTTTGGTTTGTACTTCTGTTGGACGCTCCGCACGCTCTGCCTTGTGTTATAATTGTATACCTCATATTCCCTATTGAACCAAAGCTTCTGGAAAGGAAGACCTTCGTATCTTCAGTTCTTAGAATCATGATTCTGTATGAACCGGTGCCCTGTAAACAGCTACTGTGTAAGGAATGAAGGGAACAGAAGGGGCCAGTGAAGCGACTGGAGGGATGACAGAAAATGCCACTGTTGCACACAGGCTCCAAGTAGAAGAGTGCTGAGATTGAGGCACAATTTCTGAGCCAAGGATACGTGGGGTCAGGAAGCCTGAgccaggcctggctctgcctctgtgcctgtgtgaccttgggccagctcctttgcctctctgagcctgagtttctcatctgtaaaatggggataatgacaaTACTCTCCCCTAAAGTTGAGATAATTGATTGAAATAATAGCTATAAAACAATAGCAGAATCCCCACAGAGAGTGAGAATTCACACACCATGTTGCGTTTATTTTACTGCGAGACAGAAGAGGAGGCAGAAGGCCTTTTCtcctttatgtgtttatttgaaatcACATCTACCATTTCTGTCTCCATCGAAACCCTTCTCTGAGATTCAACTGCATCCACTCCCTTTTACCTGTAAACTGGCTAACAGTGTTAGGACCTTCTACAGACATCCCCAGCTCACCCCAAATGAAACTCATCCTCTCTTCCGCCAAAGCAGCCCCTCCTCAGAGTTCTcaatttcaacaaatggtaccaGAATCATCCAGCTTCAAAGCCTAGAGTTAGGCACCAAACCTGAGACTGGAGGCAGTCTCTGAGCGAGATTGGGAGCCAATCAGTTGCCAAGTACTGGCAATGAAAAAATTTCCAAACTTCtatatctttctctttcctgcagCTCCACTGCCTCCGGTTCTATCCAGGGTCCTGCTGCCTCTTACTAGGACAACTATGGTCTCTGACTTGATCTTGCCATCTCtattctgcttccctctctccttctttccttttcttcctctctctttcctcccctcccatttttcttttattcactcaAGGACAAAAAGCCTtcattataaattaaaagtaagttaaaaagaacaaagagataaaGACTCCAATCCATAGTGAGGATGTGATTACCATAtctcaaattttattcattcattcattcattcattcagccaacatttactgagtgatCTATGCGCTATGAAGAGGGCTacagaaatgaaataagttagatTTCCTAACGCCCAGCCTCACCAAGGACCTATCTATCAGTGGCTCCTCCCACCCACAGAATCGCGCACAGTACTCAAATCTCTCTATGCCAGAGCACAGATCCACCCTTCCAGCTCTGGCTCCCATTCTCCTTTAGACACATCCAACACTCCAGCCAAACTGAACTGCCTGCTCTTCCCCTTGTAAGTCATGCTGTTCCCTCCGCCTGGAAACATTCTTCATCTTGCATCTCTACTCACGTAAATCCTACCCAACCTGCAGGGCCtgtctcaaatattttctcctccagAAAGGCTTCGAGGACTGCCCCAACTGGTTGTGTCCTTTGTAGGAGCTCAGGAGCAGGACTGCACAGTAGAAAGCAcatgagctttggagtcagacctggATTTTGATACCTGATCTGCTCAGTGCCAACCAGATGACTTTGGGCAGGCTAAACAGtcactctgagcctcacttttcccacctgtgaaatggggatatcTATTTCGTAGGGTcgctgtggggaggggggagattcAGGCAAAGCCACTGTCTGAAGTTATTGtctcatttctttgtttattggaAATACACTGACTGGACTGTAGGCTCCCTAACAGCGAGGATCAtgacatttttcatgtttttatctcCACATCTAAAACTGGCAGACAgcaaacacatgcatacatatggaGTGAATATATCCCAGCTCTGTGCTTATTAGACATGtgtccttgagcaagtcactttgtTTGCCTGGATCTCATTTTCCtgaactgtaaaatggggaataGACAGTCCTACGTGAGAGGCTTGCCCTGAAggttaaaaggaataaaaaaaaagtttgtgaacGCGCCTGGTGCAAAGTCCTCTGCAAAGGCAAAAAGGCCTTTGTCTTTCCGCGGTCGCGGATGCTCAAGACCGTGAACCAGAGGAGGGCCTTACCTCCCGTCTACATATTCCCCGATGTACCGGCTTCCTGTGTACTCCATGGCGCCTGCCGTTGGGCTCCCGCAGTCTCAGCGCGTCCCGCCTCACTATGGCAACCGAGAGGGGCGGGGCCGAAGCGAGCCTCCGGAGGAGCCTCCGGGCACTGCGCATGCTCCGAGGCTCGCGGTTGGGCGGCGCAGTGCGCCTGCGTGGCCTGATGCGCAGGCGCAGACGCTCGGCGGCGCTGGGCG
Protein-coding regions in this window:
- the MORN5 gene encoding MORN repeat-containing protein 5 isoform X12, whose protein sequence is MEYTGSRYIGEYVDGRMEGEAEYILPTKTKYVGEMKDGMFHGQGTLYFPSGSRYDAIWEKGLVVKGTYTFSDGLQYDAEHWHYCDSYDRRFYTEICYGLKPAGISQLTNMDPPRKIPQGCYDCGDGFYNPTTRVVKDYRNRFLRNTATIKSSFVSRIAVCLSAQTGRST
- the MORN5 gene encoding MORN repeat-containing protein 5 isoform X4; this translates as MEYTGSRYIGEYVDGRMEGEAEYILPTKTKYVGEMKDGMFHGQGTLYFPSGSRYDAIWEKGLVVKGTYTFSDGLQYDAEHWHYCDSYDRRFYTEICYGLKPAGISQLTNMDPPRKIPQGCYDCGDGFYNPTTRVVKDYRNRFLRNTAGQRTGLSTPPINQDSSDVEATAAFIRQVRKLRPAQGGSLARPCTACQASVRSRPGLPLHNASLVVLAKWPSESPAQALLPSSLCDTKGNLPKCDNHLEAGTQGHPCLICGIVSSAIMEALWRDNITLVTAK
- the MORN5 gene encoding MORN repeat-containing protein 5 isoform X5; amino-acid sequence: MEYTGSRMEGEAEYILPTKTKYVGEMKDGMFHGQGTLYFPSGSRYDAIWEKGLVVKGTYTFSDGLQYDAEHWHYCDSYDRRFYTEICYGLKPAGISQLTNMDPPRKIPQGCYDCGDGFYNPTTRVVKDYRNRFLRNTAGQRTGLSTPPINQDSSDVEATAAFIRQVRKLRPAQGGSLARPCTACQASVRSRPGLPLHNASLVVLAKWPSESPAQALLPSSLCDTKGNLPKCDNHLEAGTQGHPCLICGIVSSAIMEALWRDNITLVTAK
- the MORN5 gene encoding MORN repeat-containing protein 5 isoform X6; its protein translation is MEYTGSRYIGEYVDGRMEGEAEYILPTKTKYVGEMKDGMFHGQGTLYFPSGSRYDAIWEKGLVVKGTYTFSDGLQYDAEHWHYCDSYDRRFYTEICYGLKPAGISQLTNMDPPRKIPQGCYDCGDGFYNPTTRVVKDYRNRFLRNTDCGPYRARTLLSSSPCSWQLTRGCSAKSVRSKCPLNKLGRTWVPIQALGPSANCASISPLLKQRVLLGQRAARLTERCLGTEREPSGSGSYPLCDFTWSSSNYFYLFYGLREKKKCFKRASA
- the MORN5 gene encoding MORN repeat-containing protein 5 isoform X8 — encoded protein: MEYTGSRYIGEYVDGRMEGEAEYILPTKTKYVGEMKDGMFHGQGTLYFPSGSRYDAIWEKGLVVKGTYTFSDGLQYDAEHWHYCDSYDRRFYTEICYGLKPAGISQLTNMDPPRKIPQGCYDCGDGFYNPTTRVVKDYRNRFLRNTDSMAALEPSKAQYETQTGVKAEASSPGSLAPIPYSLRFTGRNSPASSKQAPLCFLP
- the MORN5 gene encoding MORN repeat-containing protein 5 isoform X10, whose translation is MEYTGSRYIGEYVDGRMEGEAEYILPTKTKYVGEMKDGMFHGQGTLYFPSGSRYDAIWEKGLVVKGTYTFSDGLQYDAEHWHYCDSYDRRFYTEICYGLKPAGISQLTNMDPPRKIPQGCYDCGDGFYNPTTRVVKDYRNRFLRNTGVSTEELAAARIRIAQRLQNYDDEHEWIIRTCRKGWDEIVGHRPKL
- the MORN5 gene encoding MORN repeat-containing protein 5 isoform X9 — protein: MEYTGSRYIGEYVDGRMEGEAEYILPTKTKYVGEMKDGMFHGQGTLYFPSGSRYDAIWEKGLVVKGTYTFSDGLQYDAEHWHYCDSYDRRFYTEICYGLKPAGISQLTNMDPPRKIPQGCYDCGDGFYNPTTRVVKDYRNRFLRNTVCLVSGVSTEELAAARIRIAQRLQNYDDEHEWIIRTCRKGWDEIVGHRPKL
- the MORN5 gene encoding MORN repeat-containing protein 5 isoform X3 encodes the protein MEYTGSRYIGEYVDGRMEGEAEYILPTKTKYVGEMKDGMFHGQGTLYFPSGSRYDAIWEKGLVVKGTYTFSDGLQYDAEHWHYCDSYDRRFYTEICYGLKPAGISQLTNMDPPRKIPQGCYDCGDGFYNPTTRVVKDYRNRFLRNTDDDEHEWIIRTCRKGWDEIVGHRPKL
- the MORN5 gene encoding MORN repeat-containing protein 5 isoform X11 yields the protein MEYTGSRYIGEYVDGRMEGEAEYILPTKTKYVGEMKDGMFHGQGTLYFPSGSRYDAIWEKGLVVKGTYTFSDGLQYDAEHWHYCDSYDRRFYTEICYGLKPAGISQLTNMDPPRKIPQGCYDCGDGFYNPTTRVVKDYRNRFLRNTELDWPLRPHPCAGGHPRPWTPPADLPAQRRPGEHQA
- the MORN5 gene encoding MORN repeat-containing protein 5 isoform X13 — protein: MEYTGSRYIGEYVDGRMEGEAEYILPTKTKYVGEMKDGMFHGQGTLYFPSGSRYDAIWEKGLVVKGTYTFSDGLQYDAEHWHYCDSYDRRFYTEICYGLKPAGISQLTNMDPPRKIPQGCYDCGDGFYNPTTRVVKDYRNRFLRNTGRISPTRLMLAVSPCVSSL